A region of Mauremys mutica isolate MM-2020 ecotype Southern chromosome 2, ASM2049712v1, whole genome shotgun sequence DNA encodes the following proteins:
- the MFSD3 gene encoding major facilitator superfamily domain-containing protein 3: MNSKYVLLGCLYFVQGMPYGLQSGLLPIYLRSVGLSFTKISLAKMLYLPWVLKMLWAPLVDQYHTKQTWLVLSMSGLVLACLACATMSPETNFLPVALMLLLMNFFASVQDIAVDGVAVRLLGQDEIGYGNTIQVVAYKLGSVLAGGGLLTLMHLLGWGVLFLLLAIIYLLAILYVWSAPVLQLTLGRPSQDGQPRARTFNPWRILQELFHVPGTLWTAGFVLLYKLGEQGATTMFPLFLLDHGFSTQQLGFWNGVIAMVFSITGSSLGGQLMSKQRWPLSLLKALLLLRFCSLNLQTFLVFIYDDGVSLFKGAAILSICVQHFIGGLITTLAFSTMMQCTQRADGSIQATHYSFLATLEVLGKLAFSTFVGSIVDWLGFASSFCCFLFLSFTSVLYVLNMPPGGS; encoded by the exons ATGAACTCTAAGTATGTGCTACTGGGGTGCCTGTACTTCGTCCAAGGGATGCCATATGGGCTACAGTCCGGCCTGCTGCCCATCTATCTCCGCAGCGTGGGCCTCTCCTTCACCAAGATCAGCTTGGCCAAAATGCTCTACCTGCCCTGGGTCCTCAAGATGCTGTGGGCTCCTTTAGTGGATCAGTACCACACCAAGCAGACCTGGCTGGTGCTCAGCATGTCTGGACTAGTGCTGGCCTGCCTAGCATGTGCCACTATGTCACCAGAGACCAACTTCCTGCCCGTTGCTCTCatgctgctgctcatgaacttCTTTGCTTCTGTCCAGGACATCGCGGTGGACGGAGTAGCCGTTCGGCTCCTGGGGCAGGACGAGATCGGGTACGGCAACACTATCCAAGTGGTGGCTTACAAACTGGGTTCTGTGTTGGCGGGAGGAGGCCTTCTGACCTTGATGCACCTGTTGGGCTGGGGGGTTCTCTTCTTACTTCTGGCCATCATTTATCTTCTGGCCATACTGTATGTGTGGAGCGCTCCGGTACTGCAGCTCACACTGGGACGGCCTTCCCAGGATGGCCAGCCCCGGGCAAGAACCTTCAACCCTTGGAGAATTCTCCAGGAGCTTTTCCATGTGCCGGGCACCCTTTGGACCGCTGGCTTTGTCCTCCTCTACAAGCTTG GTGAGCAAGGTGCCACCACCATGTTCCCACTCTTCCTGCTGGACCATGGATTCTCCACCCAGCAACTTGGCTTCTGGAACGGGGTGATAGCCATGGTCTTCTCCATCACAGGTTCCTCGCTGGGTGGCCAGCTGATGTCCAAGCAGAG gtggccattgTCTCTGCTGAAGGCTCTGTTACTGCTCCGCTTCTGCAGCCTGAACTTGCAGACCTTTTTGGTCTTCATCTACGATGATGGAGTGTCTCTCTTCAAAG GGGCTGCGATCCTGAGTATCTGTGTCCAGCACTTCATTGGAGGGCTGATCACCACCCTGGCTTTCAGCACCATGATGCAGTGCACGCAGAGGGCGGATGGCAGCATACAG GCCACTCATTACAGTTTCCTGGCCACCCTGGAAGTGCTGGGCAAGCTGGCATTCAGCACCTTTGTCGGGAGCATCGTGGACTGGCTGGGCTTTGCATCCAGCTTCTGCTGcttcctcttcctctccttcaCCTCTGTGCTCTACGTCCTGAATATGCCTCCTGGCGGGAGCTAA